From Aspergillus chevalieri M1 DNA, chromosome 4, nearly complete sequence, a single genomic window includes:
- the PIM1 gene encoding endopeptidase La (BUSCO:EOG09260RRN;~COG:O;~EggNog:ENOG410PFUX;~InterPro:IPR027065,IPR003959,IPR008268,IPR008269, IPR027417,IPR003593,IPR004815,IPR015947,IPR027503, IPR020568,IPR003111,IPR014721;~MEROPS:MER0000496;~PFAM:PF00004,PF05362,PF07728,PF07724,PF02190;~go_function: GO:0004176 - ATP-dependent peptidase activity [Evidence IEA];~go_function: GO:0004252 - serine-type endopeptidase activity [Evidence IEA];~go_function: GO:0005524 - ATP binding [Evidence IEA];~go_function: GO:0016887 - ATPase activity [Evidence IEA];~go_process: GO:0006508 - proteolysis [Evidence IEA];~go_process: GO:0006515 - protein quality control for misfolded or incompletely synthesized proteins [Evidence IEA];~go_process: GO:0030163 - protein catabolic process [Evidence IEA]) yields MLRGQTLPWRAALQQTSRPLSARPLLASSRCHASLRSVLIAARVSRSLPSSPRTFSSSSIRRREKPPPGDDKTDPESKEQKDNNEEKDVEQGSESRRRTTDRSSGKRGTSPEPGAPTSGSARRKDKSTGNKESQAIDENAKKDNNAVEGKWDSTDTPSPIPVNGNGSSDSRPSGASNGGNDDGGNGKKGKKGSNEKALQKPSVPEVYPQVMAIPIAKRPLFPGFYKAITIKDPNVAVAIQDMMKRGQPYVGAFLFKDENADGDVIEKLDDVYDVGVFAQITAAYPLRGEANGVTAVLYPHRRIKISSLLPPAEQTKAATSEDKATEKRGDVVASFEEGTPESAAKDHYEPTSFLRKYPISLVNVENMAEEPFDKKSAIIRAVTSEIVNVCKEIASLNPLFRDQISAFYTDQFPGNLSDEPSKLADFAAAVSAGELHEMQEVLEIMNIEERLPKALVVLKKELMNAQLQSKISKDVEAKIQKRQREYWLMEQMKGIKRELGIESDGKDKLVEKFKEKAEKLAMPEAVKKVFDEEINKLAHLEPAASEFNVTRNYLDWLTQIPWGQKSVENFGIKNATTVLDEDHYGLKDVKDRILEFIAVGKLRGTVEGKILCLVGPPGVGKTSIGKSIARALNRQYYRFSVGGLTDVAEIKGHRRTYVGALPGRIIQALKKCQTENPLVLIDEVDKIGRGHQGDPSSALLELLDPEQNSSFLDHYMDVPVDLSKVLFVCTANITDTIPRPLLDRMEIIELSGYVADEKKAIADRYLAPAAKELTGLKDVDVTLQQDAIEELIKSYCRESGVRNLKKQIEKVYRKAAFKIVQDLGEDVLGEEKAITDEGKAAQEETEKEHQDHPTTNDPAEPPLEPEKATTEHPRLALKLPDSVHLNIGKDSLKDYVGPPVYTTDRLYDTFPPGVTMGLAWTSMGGAALYVESILENALTPESRPGVDITGNLQNVMKESSQIAYSFAKSVMAKSFPENKFFEKAKLHMHCPEGAVPKDGPSAGITMASALLSLALNHPLEPTIAMTGELTVTGKVLRIGGLREKTVAARRAGATNIIFPADNMSDWLELPENIKNGIEGHPVSWYSDVFDILFAKLDKEAARYVWQKQLTDTSSKKSFKADEDELD; encoded by the exons ATGCTCCGCGGCCAGACACTCCCCTGGAGAGCCGCGCTCCAACAAACCTCGCGTCCCCTTTCTGCTCGTCCTCTGCTTGCGTCGTCGAGATGTCATGCTAGTCTCCGTTCAGTTCTAATCGCTGCGCGAGTTTCCCGTTCTCTTCCATCCTCCCCCCGCACCTTCTCGTCGAGCTCTATCCGGCGGCGGGAAAAGCCTCCGCCGGGTGACGACAAGACTGACCCAGAATCCAAGGAGCAAAAGGATAACaacgaagaaaaagacgTGGAACAAGGCTCTGAATCTCGACGCAGAACGACAGATCGCTCGTCAGGAAAGCGTGGCACGTCACCAGAACCGGGAGCTCCGACATCGGGATCCGCGCGGCGGAAAGATAAGTCCACCGGAAACAAGGAGAGCCAGGCTATCGACGAAAACGCGAAGAAGGATAATAATGCCGTGGAAGGAAAGTGGGATTCGACGGACACCCCATCGCCAATTCCCGTCAATGGCAACGGCTCGTCGGATTCGAGACCTAGCGGTGCGAGCAATGGCGGCAACGACGATGGTGGCAATGGcaagaagggaaagaagggaTCTAATGAAAAGGCCTTGCAGAAGCCATCAGTCCCTGAAGTATATCCTCAGGTGATGGCGATCCCTATCGCTAAGCGCCCACTGTTCCCAGGCTTCTACAaggccatcaccatcaaggacCCGAACGTGGCAGTCGCTATTCAGGATATGATGAAACGAGGACAGCCTTACGTTGGCGCTTTTCTGTTCAAGGACGAAAACGCAGACGGCGACGTGATTGAGAAACTCGATGACGTGTATGATGTTGGTGTGTTTGCTCAGATCACTGCTGCGTATCCGCTTCGCGGTGAAGCCAACGGCGTGACCGCAGTGCTATACCCTCATCGCCGTATTAAGATCTCGTCGCTGCTGCCGCCCGCTGAACAGACGAAAGCTGCCACTTCGGAGGACAAGGCCACAGAGAAGCGAGGTGATGTGGTCGCTAGCTTTGAAGAAGGCACCCCCGAATCGGCAGCCAAGGATCACTACGAGCCAACGTCCTTCCTACGGAAATACCCAATCAGCCTAGTCAACGTGGAGAACATGGCGGAGGAGCCTTTCGACAAGAAGAGCGCCATCATCCGTGCCGTTACGAGCGAAATCGTCAATGTCTGCAAGGAGATTGCTAGCCTCAATCCCCTTTTCCGAGACCAAATCTCTGCTTTTTACACCGACCAATTCCCCGGGAACCTCAGTGATGAGCCATCTAAACTGGCCGACTTTGCCGCTGCAGTCTCCGCCGGAGAGTTACACGAGATGCAAGAGGTGCTTGAGATAATGAATATCGAGGAGCGACTGCCCAAGGCGCTCGTGGTTTTGAAGAAGGAATTGATGAATGCTCAACTTCAATCCAAGATTTCGAAGGATGTGGAAGCCAAGATCCAAAAGCGACAGCGCGAATACTGGTTGATGGAGCAGATGAAGGGTATCAAGAGAGAGTTGGGCATCGAGTCTGATGGTAAAGACAAGCTGGTTGAGAAGTTCAAGGAAAAGGCAGAGAAGCTTGCAATGCCAGAGGCAGTCAAGAAGGTGTTCGACGAGGAGATCAACAAGTTGGCGCACCTGGAGCCCGCCGCGTCCGAGTTCAACGTTACCCGCAACTACTTGGACTGGCTGACCCAGATCCCATGGGGTCAGAAGAGTGTGGAGAACTTCGGGATCAAGAATGCAACCACCGTCTTGGATGAAGACCACTACGGCTTGAAGGATGTCAAGGACCGAATTCTCGAATTTATCGCGGTTGGCAAGCTTCGTGGTACCGTCGAAGGCAAAATTCTTTGTCTTGTCGGACCTCCAGGTGTCGGAAAGACCAGTATTGGAAAGTCGATCGCACGTGCACTCAACCGACAATACTACAGATTCTCCGTTGGAGGCTTGACGGATGTTGCTGAGATTAAGGGGCACCGGAGGACCTACGTCGGTGCGCTTCCCGGTCGCATCATCCAAGCACTCAAGAAGTGCCAGACGGAGAACCCGCTCGTCTTGATCGATGAAGTAGACAAGATCGGTCGCGGTCACCAAGGTGACCCATCGTCCGCACTTCTGGAGCTCCTCGACCCCGAGCAAAACTCCTCGTTCTTAGACCACTACATGGATGTTCCGGTAGACCTGTCCAAGGTTCTTTTTGTCTGCACGGCCAACATCACTGACACAATTCCTCGACCGCTGCTCGATCGGATGGAAATCATCGAGCTTTCGGGATACGTTGcggatgagaagaaggccattGCAGACCGATACCTGGCACCCGCCGCGAAAGAACTGACTGGTTTGAAAGATGTCGATGTTACCTTGCAGCAGGATGCGATTGAAGAGCTTATCAAGTCGTACTGCCGTGAGAGTGGTGTGCGAAActtgaagaagcagatcGAGAAGGTGTATCGCAAGGCTGCATTCAAGATCGTCCAGGATCTTGGCGAAGATGTGCTTGGGGAAGAGAAGGCTATCACCGACGAAGGCAAGGCTGCGCAAGAGGAAACAGAGAAGGAACACCAGGATCACCCCACAACGAATGATCCTGCAGAGCCGCCTCTCGAACCAGAGAAGGCGACAACAGAGCACCCACGACTCGCATTGAAGCTTCCTGACAGTGTGCACCTCAATATCGGTAAGGATAGTCTTAAGGATTACGTTGGGCCTCCGGTTTACACGACGGATCGTCTGTATGACACTTTCCCACCTGGCGTGACAATGGGTCTTGCATGGACAAGCATGGGTGGCGCCGCGCTGTATGTGGAATCTATCTTGGAGAACGCTTTGACTCCCGAGTCACGACCGGGTGTCGACATCACGGGTAACCTCCAAAACGTCATGAAGGAGTCGAGTCAGATCGCATACTCGTTCGCCAAGTCGGTCATGGCCAAGAGCTTCCCAGAGAACAAGTTCTTTGAGAAAGCCAAGCTGCATATGCATTGTCCTGAGGGAGCTGTGCCGAAGGATG GTCCTTCGGCTGGTATTACTATGGCCAGCGCACTTTTGTCGCTGGCTTTGAACCACCCTCTTGAGCCGACCATTGCTATGACCGGAGAACTGACGGTCACGGGTAAAGTGTTGCGTATCGGAGGCCTGCGCGAGAAGACCGTGGCGGCCCGCCGTGCTGGCGCCACGAACATCATTTTCCCTGCAGACAACATGTCTGACTGGCTGGAGCTTCCTGAG AACATCAAGAACGGCATTGAAGGCCACCCTGTGAGCTGGTATTCGGACGTGTTTGATATTCTCTTTGCCAAGTTGGACAAGGAGGCGGCCCGCTATGTGTGGCAGAAGCAACTTACCGATACGTCGTCCAAGAAGTCGTTTAAGGCtgacgaagatgaactgGACTAA
- a CDS encoding putative mitochondrial DnaJ chaperone (Mdj1) (COG:O;~EggNog:ENOG410PGPS;~InterPro:IPR008971,IPR002939,IPR001623,IPR036869, IPR012724,IPR001305,IPR036410,IPR018253;~PFAM:PF00684,PF00226,PF01556;~go_function: GO:0005524 - ATP binding [Evidence IEA];~go_function: GO:0031072 - heat shock protein binding [Evidence IEA];~go_function: GO:0051082 - unfolded protein binding [Evidence IEA];~go_process: GO:0006457 - protein folding [Evidence IEA];~go_process: GO:0009408 - response to heat [Evidence IEA]), with protein sequence MNSVPSAMPKAAAIPARLLRTSRQCSNQSPATNYVRSSSQIRGYHAPTASAAGRCLRESNPNQKRHNPAPASSRTFHSTAPLKAISDPYKTLGVDKSASAGDIKKAYYGLAKKYHPDTNKEPGAKDKFAEAQTAYEMLSDPKKRESYDKFGASAFDQNGGFDPSAAGGNPFSGAGGFGGFGGGPFGGGFGGGFSADINFEDLFGAFTGGARRSGRGRRGPFQEVLVGEDIEVQTSISFMEAAKGTSRDIAITPLTECGTCNGDGLKQGAKRTQCRQCNGSGTRVHFMQGGFQLAATCDACGGAGLTVPPGSQCGSCHGNGVVRDRKTVQIDVPAGVEDGMRMRVSGEGDAPPTGTNAAPGSRTQKGDLYVSIRVSPDQRFSRSGSDILYTASVPLTTALLGGEVSIPTLDGDVKVRVATGTGTGERITLSGMGMQKLGSPRRGQKGDLRVEFKVAMPKYLTSNQRTILEVLADEMGDKSAKRVMDVGKDNLPSSDGTSSGDSQQNEGFLKSAWQKLMNQNKSESGEQGKKDEGQSGNKSDQKDKDDKKSSGSS encoded by the exons ATGAATTCGGTTCCCTCCGCAATGCCCAAGGCTGCGGCTATCCCCGCTCGTCTTTTGCGGACTTCGCGACAATGTTCGAACCAGAGTCCTGCAACCAACTATGTCCGCTCGTCTTCCCAGATCCGGGGCTACCATGCCCCCACGGCTTCTGCTGCTGGTCGATGCCTACGAGAATCCAATCCGAACCAGAAGAGACACAATCCGGCGCCTGCTTCGTCAAGG ACATTCCATTCGACTGCTCCCCTCAAGGCAATTTCGGATCCGTACAAGACTTTAGGTGTCGACAAGAGTGCTTCCGCGGGCGACATAAAAAAAGCCTACTATGGATTGGCGAAGAAATACCATCCCGATACAAACAAGGAACCCGGCGCCAAGGACAAGTTTGCAGAGGCTCAGACGGCTTATGAGATGCTTTCCGATCccaagaagagagaaagctACGACAAGTTTGGCGCTTCTGCTTTCGATCAAAACGGCGGCTTCGATCCGAGTGCCGCGGGTGGGAACCCGTTTTCCGGTGCAGGAGGTTTCGGTGGCTTCGGAGGTGGTCCCTTTGGCGGCGGCTTTGGTGGTGGTTTTTCGGCGGATATCAACTTCGAGGATCTCTTTGGTGCTTTTACGGGTGGCGCACGCCGTTCTGGACGGGGTAGACGAGGTCCCTTCCAGGAAGTATTGGTTGGTGAAGACATCGAGGTGCAGACCAGCATTTCCTTCATGGAGGCTGCGAAGGGCACATCCAGAGATATCGCCATCACCCCCTTGACCGAGTGCGGTACTTGCAATGGTGATGGGTTGAAGCAAGGTGCCAAGCGCACGCAATGCCGTCAATGTAACGGATCCGGAACCCGGGTACACTTCATGCAGGGTGGCTTCCAGCTGGCTGCTACATGTGATGCTTGTGGCGGAGCAGGTCTTACTGTTCCTCCCGGATCGCAGTGCGGTTCGTGCCACGGTAACGGAGTCGTACGGGATCGCAAGACAGTGCAAATCGATGTTCCCGCTGGCGTGGAGGATGGCATGCGGATGAGAGTGAGCGGGGAAGGTGACGCTCCTCCTACCGGAACCAATGCGGCGCCTGGCTCTCGTACCCAGAAGGGCGACCTATACGTATCGATTCGAGTTTCGCCTGACCAACGATTCAGCCGTTCTGGATCCGATATCCTTTACACCGCATCGGTCCCCCTCACCACCGCTCTCTTGGGTGGTGAGGTGAGCATCCCAACGTTGGACGGCGATGTTAAGGTTCGGGTTGCCACTGGCACGGGCACTGGCGAGCGTATCACTCTTTCTGGTATGGGAATGCAGAAACTCGGCAGCCCCCGGCGGGGCCAGAAGGGTGATCTGAGAGTGGAATTCAAGGTCGCCATGCCGAAGTACCTCACGAGCAATCAGCGAACTATTCTGGAGGTTCTAGCGGACGAGATGGGTGACAAGTCGGCGAAGCGGGTTATGGACGTCGGGAAAGA CAACCTACCCAGTTCGGACGGCACATCTAGCGGCGACTCCCAGCAAAATGAAGGATTCCTCAAATCTGCCTGGCAAAAGCTCATGAACCAGAACAAATCTGAGTCGGGTGAGCAGGGCAAGAAGGACGAGGGCCAGTCCGGCAACAAGAGCGACCAGAAAGACAAAGACGACAAGAAGTCCTCGGGTTCGAGTTGA